In Gambusia affinis linkage group LG06, SWU_Gaff_1.0, whole genome shotgun sequence, one DNA window encodes the following:
- the LOC122832817 gene encoding tetra-peptide repeat homeobox protein 1-like isoform X1, which produces MDQDQDQDVSERVPLLREQKKRSKGQRSEDQHPIPTCLTWCCSFCSTQRPDSPEARPVTGPETEPEYEPHSGSETISVYDPESVLVPEPENGLNSKAEPQSETLSGWEPGSELVPEPDTLLGFQPKSELVPGSGSIYEPELMSVPEPETLWRHEPNNQTISEPENSQSHSQRPDSPEPQTGPEAPSADKLYAELEPGSESKSLEEPDAGSGLEPNSEPELQPQTSSGCGSELVPEPDTRLGFEPNSDLVSGSETGSADEPDSVSEPGGEGQEPLTAADPSASQSTQKPDFPGPGPEPGPGPGPEPGREPGPGPEPGPGPGPGPGPGPEPGPGPETGPGTGPGREPGPGPEPGPGPGPGPETVSEYKPSADRWSGSETGSGHEPDSVPDAETLSGFEATSEPEPPSETSSGCESGPELVPEPDTLLGSEPLPHPQNISEPPEGSGPEDDHSTNQSHTEEPDSPEPPDVPGLQTGPGPEPVSVNDSESVPEAGPVSGFGPKTEAELQSQTFIGCESGPELVPEPDTLLGSDPLPHPQKISEPPEGSGPEDDHSDH; this is translated from the exons ATGGATCAGGATCAGGATCAGGATGTGAGTGAGAGAGTTCCTCTGCTCAGAGAGCAGAAGAAACGGagcaaaggtcaaag GTCAGAGGACCAACATCCCATCCCAACATGTCTGACTTGGTGTTGCTCGTTCTG cagcacACAGAGACCGGACTCACCTGAAGCCCGACCTGTAACCGGACCAGAGACTGAGCCAGAATATGAACCCCACTCTGGATCAGAAACCATTTCAGTTTACGATCCTGAATCTGTACTGGTACCAGAACCTGAGAACGGACTCAACTCTAAAGCTGAACCTCAGTCTGAGACCTTATCAGGATGGGAACCTGGATCAGAACTGGTACCAGAACCTGACACTCTGCTGGGGTTTCAACCTAAATCTGAACTTGTACCCGGATCTGGATCAATTTATGAACCTGAATTAATGTCAGTACCAGAACCTGAGACATTATGGAGACATGAACCCAACAATCAGACCATTTCTGAACCCGAAAACAGTCAAAG CCACAGTCAGAGACCGGACTCTCCAGAACCTCAGACTGGACCTGAGGCTCCATCTGCAGACAAACTCTACGCTGAGCTGGAACCCGGATCAGAATCCAAATCACTTGAGGAACCAGATGCTGGTTCAGGATTAGAACCCAACTCTGAACCTGAACTTCAACCTCAGACCTCATCAGGATGTGGATCAGAACTGGTACCAGAACCTGACACCcggctgggatttgaacccaacTCTGACCTTGTATCTGGATCAGAAACCGGATCAGCTGATGAGCCTGACTCAGTGTCAGAACCTGGAGGTGAAGGACAAGAACCTTTAACTGCTGCTGATCCCTCTGCCAGTCAGAG CACACAGAAACCAGACTtccctggacctggacctgaacctggacctggacctggacctgaacCTGGACGTgaacctggacctggacctgaacctggacctggacctggacctggacctggacctggacctgaacctggacctggacctgagACTGGACCTGGAACTGGACCTGGACGTgaacctggacctggacctgaacCTGGACcaggacctggacctggacctgagACTGTTTCCGAATACAAACCAAGTGCTGACCGTTGGTCTGGGTCAGAAACCGGATCAGGTCATGAACCTGACTCGGTACCAGATGCTGAGACACTGTCCGGGTTTGAAGCCACGTCTGAACCTGAACCTCCATCTGAGACCTCATCAGGATGTGAATCTGGACCAGAACTGGTACCAGAACCTGACACCCTGTTGGGATCCGAGCCTTTACCTCATCCTCAGAACATCTCAGAACCTCCAGAGGGTTCTGGACCTGAAGATGATCATTCTACCAATCAAAG TCACACAGAGGAACCGGACTCCCCGGAACCTCCAGATGTACCTGGGCTTCAGActggacctggacctgaacCCGTATCAGTCAATGATTCTGAATCAGTACCAGAAGCTGGGCCAGTATCAGGGTTTGGACCCAAAACTGAAGCCGAGCTTCAATCTCAGACATTTATAGGATGTGAATCTGGACCAGAACTGGTACCAGAACCTGACACCCTGTTGGGATCCGATCCTTTACCTCATCCTCAGAAAATCTCAGAACCTCCAGAGGGTTCTGGACCTGAAGATGATCATTCTGACCACTAA
- the LOC122832819 gene encoding coagulation factor IX, whose protein sequence is MLSFMTVNLGFLLSCSMLIQCSVFVDQPTAVQVLLSSTRRRRANSFILEEMLPGNLERECYEERCSREEAAEIFQTQETTMEFWYRYQNLNPCRTNPCLNGGICSQDREEFLCLCPPRFRGKTCDSEVLECRYGNGGCLQYCQDLPGGAGVQCGCAEGFKLEADKKSCTPTVEFPCGRQQMAALLYGRSLLDLLEDADVTMATDQNGTNSEIHEQNSTEPSEATNSTSGVNQTEGQMEENYSTRIVGGNLESRGGSPWQVLVHRSDGSGFCGGTLVSERWVVSAAHCFEDSADHVTVGNYDKIRPDPDEQKIKIQQIVVHPHFHSYTFDSDIALLYLARPALRGPTAVPACLPDPHLSRYLLREDTRGVVTGWGATRYLGSSSRFLRKVTLPVVSYQACSASTEQVITDNMFCAGYLETNMDACSGDSGGPFVVHYRGTWFLTGIVSWGEECAARGKYGVYTRLGNFLGWIRDTMQRVERNQTLS, encoded by the exons ATGTTGTCGTTCATGACGGTGAATCTGGGCTTCCTGCTGAGCTGCTCCATGCTGATCCAATGTTCAG TCTTCGTCGATCAGCCGACGGCTGTGCAGGTGCTGCTGTCCTCCACTAGGAGGCGCCGCGCCAACTCCTTCATCCTGGAGGAGATGCTACCAGGAAACCTGGAGAGGGAGTGTTACGAAGAGCGCTGCTCCAGAGAGGAGGCCGCCGAGATCTTCCAGACCCAGGAAACCACA ATGGAGTTCTGGTACAGATACCAAA ATCTGAACCCGTGCCGGACCAACCCCTGCCTTAACGGGGGAATCTGCAGTCAGGACCGGGAggagtttctgtgtctgtgtccTCCCAGGTTCCGCGGGAAAACCTGCGACTCGG AGGTATTGGAGTGTCGCTATGGGAACGGTGGCTGCCTGCAGTACTGCCAAGACCTGCCAGGGGGCGCTGGAGTTCAGTGTGGCTGTGCTGAAGGATTTAAACTGGAGGCTGATAAAAAGAGCTGCACACCAACAG TGGAGTTTCCCTGCGGCCGCCAGCAGATGGCAGCGTTGCTCTACGGTCGCTCCCTATTGGATCTCCTGGAGGACGCTGacgttaccatggcaacggaccAGAACGGCACCAACAGCGAAATCCATGAACAGAATTCAACAGAACCGTCAGAGGCAACAAATTCAACGTCAG gTGTGAACCAGACGGAGGGACAAATGGAGGAGAATTATTCGACTCGTATTGTGGGAGGAAACCTGGAGAGTCGAGGAGGAAGTCCCTGGCAG gttctggtccacAGGTCGGACGGGTCCGGGTTCTGTGGAGGAACTCTGGTTTCGGAGCGTTGggttgtttctgcagctcacTGCTTTGAGGACTCAGCGGACCACGTCACTGTAG gtaACTACGATAAAATACGTCCTGATCCAGACGAGCAGAAGATAAAGATCCAGCAGATCGTCGTTCATCCTCATTTCCACTCCTACACCTTCGACAGCGACATCGCCCTGCTCTACCTGGCCCGGCCGGCCCTCAGGGGCCCCACCGCGGTCCCCGCCTGCCTGCCGGACCCTCACCTGTCCAGATACCTGCTGAGG GAAGACACCCGGGGCGTGGTGACGGGGTGGGGCGCCACGCGGTACCTGGGAAGCTCCTCCCGCTTCCTGAGGAAGGTGACCCTGCCGGTGGTCAGCTACCAGGCCTGCTCTGCCTCCACTGAACAG GTGATCACAGACAACATGTTCTGTGCTGGTTACCTGGAGACCAACATGGACGCCTGCAGCGGAGACAGCGGCGGGCCGTTCGTGGTCCACTACCGAGGAACCTGGTTCCTGACCGGGATCGTCAGCTGGGGGGAGGAATGCGCCGCGCGGGGGAAGTACGGCGTTTACACCCGGCTGGGCAACTTCCTGGGCTGGATCAGAGACACCATGCAGAGGGTGGAGCGGAACCAGACTCTGAGCTGA
- the LOC122832817 gene encoding tetra-peptide repeat homeobox protein 1-like isoform X2 yields MDQDQDQDVSERVPLLREQKKRSKGQRSEDQHPIPTCLTWCCSFCTQRPDSPEARPVTGPETEPEYEPHSGSETISVYDPESVLVPEPENGLNSKAEPQSETLSGWEPGSELVPEPDTLLGFQPKSELVPGSGSIYEPELMSVPEPETLWRHEPNNQTISEPENSQSHSQRPDSPEPQTGPEAPSADKLYAELEPGSESKSLEEPDAGSGLEPNSEPELQPQTSSGCGSELVPEPDTRLGFEPNSDLVSGSETGSADEPDSVSEPGGEGQEPLTAADPSASQSTQKPDFPGPGPEPGPGPGPEPGREPGPGPEPGPGPGPGPGPGPEPGPGPETGPGTGPGREPGPGPEPGPGPGPGPETVSEYKPSADRWSGSETGSGHEPDSVPDAETLSGFEATSEPEPPSETSSGCESGPELVPEPDTLLGSEPLPHPQNISEPPEGSGPEDDHSTNQSHTEEPDSPEPPDVPGLQTGPGPEPVSVNDSESVPEAGPVSGFGPKTEAELQSQTFIGCESGPELVPEPDTLLGSDPLPHPQKISEPPEGSGPEDDHSDH; encoded by the exons ATGGATCAGGATCAGGATCAGGATGTGAGTGAGAGAGTTCCTCTGCTCAGAGAGCAGAAGAAACGGagcaaaggtcaaag GTCAGAGGACCAACATCCCATCCCAACATGTCTGACTTGGTGTTGCTCGTTCTG cacACAGAGACCGGACTCACCTGAAGCCCGACCTGTAACCGGACCAGAGACTGAGCCAGAATATGAACCCCACTCTGGATCAGAAACCATTTCAGTTTACGATCCTGAATCTGTACTGGTACCAGAACCTGAGAACGGACTCAACTCTAAAGCTGAACCTCAGTCTGAGACCTTATCAGGATGGGAACCTGGATCAGAACTGGTACCAGAACCTGACACTCTGCTGGGGTTTCAACCTAAATCTGAACTTGTACCCGGATCTGGATCAATTTATGAACCTGAATTAATGTCAGTACCAGAACCTGAGACATTATGGAGACATGAACCCAACAATCAGACCATTTCTGAACCCGAAAACAGTCAAAG CCACAGTCAGAGACCGGACTCTCCAGAACCTCAGACTGGACCTGAGGCTCCATCTGCAGACAAACTCTACGCTGAGCTGGAACCCGGATCAGAATCCAAATCACTTGAGGAACCAGATGCTGGTTCAGGATTAGAACCCAACTCTGAACCTGAACTTCAACCTCAGACCTCATCAGGATGTGGATCAGAACTGGTACCAGAACCTGACACCcggctgggatttgaacccaacTCTGACCTTGTATCTGGATCAGAAACCGGATCAGCTGATGAGCCTGACTCAGTGTCAGAACCTGGAGGTGAAGGACAAGAACCTTTAACTGCTGCTGATCCCTCTGCCAGTCAGAG CACACAGAAACCAGACTtccctggacctggacctgaacctggacctggacctggacctgaacCTGGACGTgaacctggacctggacctgaacctggacctggacctggacctggacctggacctggacctgaacctggacctggacctgagACTGGACCTGGAACTGGACCTGGACGTgaacctggacctggacctgaacCTGGACcaggacctggacctggacctgagACTGTTTCCGAATACAAACCAAGTGCTGACCGTTGGTCTGGGTCAGAAACCGGATCAGGTCATGAACCTGACTCGGTACCAGATGCTGAGACACTGTCCGGGTTTGAAGCCACGTCTGAACCTGAACCTCCATCTGAGACCTCATCAGGATGTGAATCTGGACCAGAACTGGTACCAGAACCTGACACCCTGTTGGGATCCGAGCCTTTACCTCATCCTCAGAACATCTCAGAACCTCCAGAGGGTTCTGGACCTGAAGATGATCATTCTACCAATCAAAG TCACACAGAGGAACCGGACTCCCCGGAACCTCCAGATGTACCTGGGCTTCAGActggacctggacctgaacCCGTATCAGTCAATGATTCTGAATCAGTACCAGAAGCTGGGCCAGTATCAGGGTTTGGACCCAAAACTGAAGCCGAGCTTCAATCTCAGACATTTATAGGATGTGAATCTGGACCAGAACTGGTACCAGAACCTGACACCCTGTTGGGATCCGATCCTTTACCTCATCCTCAGAAAATCTCAGAACCTCCAGAGGGTTCTGGACCTGAAGATGATCATTCTGACCACTAA